A single window of Toxotes jaculatrix isolate fToxJac2 chromosome 4, fToxJac2.pri, whole genome shotgun sequence DNA harbors:
- the dclk2a gene encoding serine/threonine-protein kinase DCLK2 isoform X2 → MSLSRSIEFEHFEEREKPHRTPRTNSGSGSQSGSRGNGLVPSPAHSAHCSFYRTRTLQSLTSEKKARKVRFYRNGDKYFKGLVYAVSNDRFRSLDALLMELTRSLSDNVNLPQGVRTLYTLDGGRKITSLDELVEGESYVCASNEPFRRVDYSKNINPNWSVGIKTGTSRSLSSLIPLKSELQRESKDFIKPKLVTVIRSGVKPRKAVRILLNKKTAHSFEQVLTDITDAIKLDSGAVRRLYTLEGKQITCLQDFFGDDDVFIACGPEKYRYAQDDFVLDHSGKASTAFMTECRVLKSSYSRSATPNRTAKSPGPSRRSKSPGAARRTVHYSTSQSPIKSPVNGVSGSQISTPKSTKSSTPSPTSPRTNPSFKIPPSHHISSSNVNGSLNNHQEQSNRLSPEVNGNRYLPASTILEKYEVGKVIGDGNFAVVKECMERSTGKEFALKIIDKAKCSGKEHLIENEVAVLRKVKHPNIIMLIEEVDTPSELYLVMELVKGGDLFDAITSSAKYTERDASIMVYNLAGALKYLHSMNIVHRDIKPENLLVFEYPDGTKSLKLGDFGLATVVEGPLYTVCGTPTYVAPEIIAESGYGLKVDIWAAGVITYILLCGFPPFRSESNLQEDLFDQILLGRLDFPSPYWDNITDSAKELIGKMLQVNAEARYTAQDVLSHPWVTDDAVTENNMKMEVTGKLKTHFNTAPKHNNTTAGVSVIMFEV, encoded by the exons ATGTCGCTAAGCAGAAGTATTGAATTTGAACACTTTGAGGAACGAGAGAAGCCGCACCGGACACCGAGGACCAATTCGGGCTCCGGGTCCCAGTCTGGCTCTAGAGGCAACGGTCTGGTCCCCAGCCCGGCGCACAGTGCGCACTGCAGTTTCTACCGCACACGCACTCTCCAGTCCCTCACATCCGAGAAGAAGGCCAGAAAAGTGCGATTTTATCGCAATGGAGACAAATATTTTAAAGGTTTGGTGTATGCCGTTTCTAACGACCGGTTCAGGTCCCTGGATGCTCTGCTCATGGAGCTCACACGGTCCCTGTCGGACAACGTCAACCTTCCTCAAGGAGTCCGGACGTTATACACGTTGGATGGAGGCCGGAAGATCACCAGTTTGGATGAGTTAGTAGAGG GTGAGAGTTATGTTTGCGCCTCCAACGAACCCTTCCGACGCGTGGACTACAGCAAGAACATCAACCCCAACTGGTCAGTGGGCATTAAGACCGGCACATcgcgctccctctcctctctcatcccGCTGAAGAGTGAACTGCAGCGTGAATCCAAGGACTTCATCAAACCGAAGCTTGTAACAGTCATCCGCAGCGGCGTCAAACCGCGCAAGGCAGTTCGGATACTGCTCAATAAGAAGACGGCGCACTCCTTCGAGCAGGTGCTCACTGACATCACGGATGCCATCAAGTTGGACTCTGGAGCTGTGAGGAGACTGTATACTTTGGAGGGCAAGCAG ATTACCTGCCTGCAGGACTTCtttggtgatgatgatgtgtttatAGCATGCGGCCCAGAGAAGTACCGCTATGCCCAGGACGACTTTGTGTTGGATCACAGTGGTAAGGCTTCCACAGCCTTTATGACTG AATGCAGAGTGCTGAAGTCATCCTACAGCCGCTCTGCTACTCCGAACCGGACAGCTAAGAGCCCTGGACCTTCACGACGCAGCAAGTCCCCTGGTGCAG cAAGGCGAACGGTCCACTACTCCACCAGTCAGTCTCCAATCAAATCCCCAG TAAATGGTGTCTCAGGTAGCCAGATCTCAACTCCGAAGTCCACTAAGTCCTCCACTCCATCTCCCACCAGCCCCCGAACCAACCCCAGTTTTAAG ATACCTCCGTCACATCATATCTCCTCCTCAAATGTAAATGGGTCATTGAACAACCACCAAGAGCAAAGCAATCGACTGAGTCCAGAGG TTAATGGCAACCGCTACCTGCCTGCCTccaccattttggaaaaatatgAAGTTGGGAAGGTCATTGGAGATGGCAACTTCGCTGTGGTGAAGGAGTGTATGGAGAG GTCCACAGGAAAAGAGTTTGCTCTGAAGATAATCGACAAGGCCAAGTGCAGTGGAAAg GAGCACCTCATTGAGAATGAGGTGGCAGTGCTGCGAAAGGTGAAACACCCCAACATCATTATGTTGATCGAGGAGGTGGACACTCCCTCTGAACTGTACCTGGTTATGGAGCTTGTCAAG GGAGGAGATTTATTTGATGCCATCACCTCCTCGGccaaatacacagagagagacgcCAGCATCATGGTCTACAACCTCGCTGGAGCTCTGAAGTACCTGCACAGCATGAACATCGTCCACAGAGATATTAAACCAGAGAACCTGCTG GTGTTTGAGTACCCAGACGGCACCAAGTCATTGAAGCTTGGGGACTTTGGCCTGGCCACAGTAGTGGAGGGACccctgtatactgtatgtggcaCTCCAACATATGTGGCTCCTGAAATCATAGCAGAGTCTGG TTACGGTCTGAAGGTGGATATCTGGGCTGCAGGTGTAATCACCTACATCCTTCTGTGTGGCTTTCCTCCATTTAGAAG TGAGAGCAACTTGCAAGAGGACCTGTTCGACCAGATCCTTTTGGGGCGACTGGACTTTCCCAGTCCTTATTGGGACAACATCACCGACTCAGCCAAG GAGCTGATTGGAAAGATGCTGCAGGTCAACGCTGAGGCTCGATACACAGCACAAGATGTCCTTTCCCACCCATGGGTCACG gaCGATGCAGTCACAGAGAACAACATGAAGATGGAGGTGACAGGTAAACTGAAGACGCACTTTAACACTGCGCCAAAGCACAACAACACCACAGCTGGTGTGTCGGTCATCATG